In Juglans regia cultivar Chandler chromosome 5, Walnut 2.0, whole genome shotgun sequence, the following are encoded in one genomic region:
- the LOC108988594 gene encoding protein IQ-DOMAIN 14, giving the protein MARKKSWFNIVKRFFIRETQSRPEKEKKRKWIFGRFKTKRLPSLTAPTSLKERSLCEAEEEQSKHALAVALASAAAAEAAVAAAQAAAAEVVRLTGASQSDHQFEYETKELSVIKLRADAPSSHYQYKKEIHEISATKIQTAFRGYLARKALRALKGIVRLQAIIRGRAVRRQALTTLKCLQSMVNIQSQVCTRRFEMAEGTWDHDGTKQLQDWKDKIIKIDSNSQRRWDDSVLSKEEEEALFSSKKEAMIKRERIKDYAFSHRKSAETERSKVNGRWRYWLDQWVDTQVVKSRELEDLDPVPTSNPRQQEDYGRRQPKLRNVQGRNNLEGLESPIIVPRRSFHRRQCSLGDHNSFSSSPVVPTYMAATESAKAKARSMSSPKLRPRSFDTCSESYSPCKNKLSFISSINTEVSSGGRICKTSSCQQRSPSLKGVPGPIKSSRTIRDLSFDSGCSLQVWDRHGGFR; this is encoded by the exons ATGGCTAGGAAGAAGAGCTGGTTCAATATAGTGAAGAGGTTCTTTATCAGAGAAACGCAGTCAAGACCAGAAAAG gagaagaaaaggaaatggaTATTTGGAAGGTTTAAGACCAAAAGGTTACCCTCGCTCACTGCACCAACTTCCTTGAAAGAAAGGAGTCTGTGTGAGGCAGAGGAAGAGCAAAGCAAGCATGCCCTCGCCGTGGCTCTTGcctctgctgctgctgctgaagCAGCTGTTGCAGCTGCTCAAGCTGCTGCTGCTGAGGTTGTCCGGTTGACAGGCGCCTCTCAATCTGACCatcaatttgaatatgaaacaaAAGAGCTTTCAGTAATTAAACTTCGAGCTGACGCCCCTTCATCCCACTATCAGTATAAGAAGGAGATCCATGAAATTTCTGCCACCAAAATTCAGACTGCCTTTCGGGGCTACCTT GCAAGGAAAGCTTTGCGGGCATTGAAGGGAATAGTGAGGCTTCAAGCTATCATTCGAGGCAGAGCTGTAAGGCGCCAAGCTCTAACTACCCTCAAGTGCTTGCAGTCCATGGTAAATATTCAGTCACAGGTTTGCACACGAAGATTCGAAATGGCCGAAGGCACTTGGGATCATGACGGAACTAAACAACTGCAGGATTGGAAAGACAAGATAATAAAG ATAGATTCAAACAGTCAAAGAAGGTGGGATGACAGCGTACTGtcaaaggaagaggaagaagcatTGTTCTCAAGTAAGAAGGAAGCTATGATTAAGAGGGAACGGATAAAGGATTATGCATTTAGCCACCGA AAGTCAGCGGAAACAGAACGAAGCAAGGTAAATGGAAGATGGAGGTACTGGTTGGATCAATGGGTGGATACCCAAGTTGTTAAAAGCAGAGAACTTGAAGATTTGGACCCAGTTCCAACTTCAAATCCAAGACAACAAGAGGATTACGGAAGAAGACAACCTAAGCTAAGAAATGTTCAGGGACGGAATAACTTGGAAGGATTGGAGTCTCCGATAATTGTTCCCAGAAGATCATTTCATAGGAGGCAGTGTTCATTAGGAGATCATAATTCATTTTCAAGCTCTCCTGTTGTTCCAACTTACATGGCTGCTACTGAATCTGCGAAAGCTAAAGCAAGATCAATGAGCTCGCCAAAGTTAAGGCCAAGGAGTTTTGATACATGTTCTGAAAGCTATTCACCATGTAAGAATAAGCTGTCTTTCATATCCTCCATTAATACTGAAGTGTCAAGCGGTGGTAGGATTTGCAAGACTAGCAGTTGCCAGCAAAGATCTCCAAGCTTGAAAGGCGTTCCAGGTCCTATAAAATCAAGTCGAACGATTAGAGATCTCAGCTTTGACTCAGGGTGCTCATTGCAGGTTTGGGACCGACATGGTGGCTTCAGATGA